A portion of the Drosophila sechellia strain sech25 chromosome 2R, ASM438219v1, whole genome shotgun sequence genome contains these proteins:
- the LOC6620529 gene encoding repressor of RNA polymerase III transcription MAF1 homolog isoform X1, with protein MKLLESSRFEAINNALSIQTSGITIFGRIESYSCKMVAAEKVLYKRFTADSHGHDLQALSPPQTLTDFSPNFRRNNSQSGDEGITLCDTISRKTLFYLIATLNASFEPDYDFSEAKSHEFSKEPSLQWVMNSIHANLSALAGDQYQAIRQPLWSAVDDEVILSECDIYSYNPDLSCDPFGEPGCLWSFNYFFYNKKLKRIVFFTSRAVNSLYAGETLPFSMEDEVY; from the exons ATGAAGTTACTTGAAAGTTCACGTTTTGAGGCTATTAACAACGCTCTTTCTATTCAAACAAGTGGCATCACGATTTTTGGAAGGATAGAAAGTTACTCATG CAAAATGGTTGCGGCCGAGAAAGTATTGTATAAACGATTTACAGCAGATTCTCATGGGCATGACCTTCAGGCGTTATCACCTCCACAAACGTTGACTGACTTTTCACCCAACTTTCGTCGAAACAACAGTCAATCTGGAGATGAAGGCATAACTCTTTGCGATACCATTTCCAGaaaaacattgttttatttaattgctaCCTTAAATGCGTCCTTTGAACCAGACTACGATTTTTCTGAAGCAAAG TCTCATGAATTTAGCAAAGAGCCGTCATTGCAGTGGGTTATGAACTCAATCCATGCAAATTTATCGGCATTAGCGGGAGATCAGTATCAAGCTATACGTCAACCATTATGGTCTGCAGTTGACGACGAAGTGATCCTATCAGAGTGTGACATATACAGTTATAATCCAGATCTAAGTTGCGATCCTTTTGGCGAACCAGGCTGCTTGTGgtcatttaattatttcttttataataagaaattaaaacgaattgttttttttacaagTCGAGCAGTGAA tTCTCTTTACGCCGGTGAAACCTTACCCTTTTCGATGGAAGATGAAGTGTACTGA
- the LOC6620529 gene encoding repressor of RNA polymerase III transcription MAF1 homolog isoform X2 — protein sequence MRPLNQTTIFLKQSKEPSLQWVMNSIHANLSALAGDQYQAIRQPLWSAVDDEVILSECDIYSYNPDLSCDPFGEPGCLWSFNYFFYNKKLKRIVFFTSRAVNSLYAGETLPFSMEDEVY from the exons ATGCGTCCTTTGAACCAGACTACGATTTTTCTGAAGCAAAG CAAAGAGCCGTCATTGCAGTGGGTTATGAACTCAATCCATGCAAATTTATCGGCATTAGCGGGAGATCAGTATCAAGCTATACGTCAACCATTATGGTCTGCAGTTGACGACGAAGTGATCCTATCAGAGTGTGACATATACAGTTATAATCCAGATCTAAGTTGCGATCCTTTTGGCGAACCAGGCTGCTTGTGgtcatttaattatttcttttataataagaaattaaaacgaattgttttttttacaagTCGAGCAGTGAA tTCTCTTTACGCCGGTGAAACCTTACCCTTTTCGATGGAAGATGAAGTGTACTGA
- the LOC6620529 gene encoding uncharacterized protein LOC6620529 isoform X3 — protein MGRQTCAASNLRNLNLLAFIVREISTFIRTDGHLIMTLRVTGSTKGSISRKANIHLFFKDQPIG, from the exons atgggtcgaCAAACCTGCGCTGCGTCTAATCTGCGGAATCtgaaccttctagcttttatagttcgtGAGATCTCCACGTTCATACGAACAGACGGACACCTGATCATGActttacgagtaacgg GGTCTACAAAAGGATCTATTTCACGGAAggcaaatatacatttattttttaaggaTCAGCCAATTGGATAG